A DNA window from Candidatus Eisenbacteria bacterium contains the following coding sequences:
- a CDS encoding stage 0 sporulation protein — translation KEIKRILREATGEEICHLARVRREDEEALRICRQRVESSGLTMRVTDAEHQFDGNRVTFYFTADGRVDFRALVRDLAKTFRTRIELRQIHPREAVRRQGGIGPCGQCLCCASFLQSFEPVTLKMAKKQNLALTPARISGMCGRLLCCLAFNNACEAEACPRGRAEESQG, via the coding sequence GCAAGGAGATCAAACGGATCCTGCGGGAGGCGACCGGCGAGGAGATCTGCCATCTCGCCCGCGTGCGGAGAGAGGACGAGGAGGCGCTGCGGATATGCAGGCAGAGGGTGGAGTCCTCCGGTCTCACGATGCGGGTCACCGACGCGGAGCACCAGTTCGACGGCAACAGGGTCACCTTCTATTTCACCGCCGACGGACGCGTCGACTTCCGGGCGCTCGTGCGTGACCTGGCGAAGACCTTCCGGACTCGCATCGAGCTTCGCCAGATTCATCCGCGAGAGGCGGTGCGACGCCAGGGAGGCATCGGCCCTTGCGGACAATGCCTCTGCTGCGCCAGCTTCCTCCAGTCGTTCGAGCCGGTGACCCTCAAGATGGCGAAGAAGCAGAACCTCGCCCTCACTCCCGCCAGGATCTCGGGCATGTGCGGCCGCCTCCTCTGCTGCCTGGCCTTCAACAACGCCTGCGAGGCGGAGGCGTGCCCCAGGGGTCGGGCGGAGGAATCGCAGGGGTGA
- a CDS encoding TatD family deoxyribonuclease, producing the protein MRTMPLLRQLPPVVRAGDPQDGEEAEPRPHSRQDLGHVRPPPLLPGLQQRLRGGGVPQGSGGGIAGVIDTHAHVHLRDFDRDRGDVLRRAWESGGRFLVEINISAKDWPLVRDLASADPRIHAAIGIHPHEAGREGTPDLESLLRDLGHPRVRAIGETGLDYYRDYAPHDRQRDLFRRQIAVARETGLPLVVHSRQAHEDVLRMIEEEGGGEVRGVFHCFSGDAAAADRARSLGFLLGFGGAVTYNPKRSAPLVRHVGLDGILLETDCPYLAPHPRRSERNEPANIPLIAASIAGFLGVEVPEVERATDRNAIDLFRLS; encoded by the coding sequence TTGCGGACAATGCCTCTGCTGCGCCAGCTTCCTCCAGTCGTTCGAGCCGGTGACCCTCAAGATGGCGAAGAAGCAGAACCTCGCCCTCACTCCCGCCAGGATCTCGGGCATGTGCGGCCGCCTCCTCTGCTGCCTGGCCTTCAACAACGCCTGCGAGGCGGAGGCGTGCCCCAGGGGTCGGGCGGAGGAATCGCAGGGGTGATCGACACCCACGCCCACGTCCATCTCCGCGACTTCGATCGTGATCGCGGCGACGTCCTGCGAAGAGCCTGGGAATCGGGCGGCCGGTTTCTTGTCGAGATCAACATATCGGCAAAGGACTGGCCCCTCGTGCGCGATCTCGCCTCGGCGGATCCGCGGATCCACGCGGCGATCGGGATCCACCCGCACGAGGCGGGCCGCGAGGGCACCCCAGACCTCGAGAGCCTGCTCAGGGATCTCGGCCACCCAAGGGTCCGGGCGATCGGCGAGACGGGGCTCGACTACTACCGGGACTACGCGCCGCACGATCGGCAGCGGGATCTCTTCCGTCGCCAGATCGCGGTGGCCAGGGAGACCGGCCTGCCTCTGGTGGTCCACTCGCGACAGGCGCACGAGGATGTCCTCAGGATGATCGAGGAGGAGGGGGGAGGCGAGGTCCGGGGCGTGTTTCACTGCTTCTCGGGCGATGCGGCGGCGGCCGACAGGGCCCGTTCGCTCGGATTCCTCCTCGGGTTCGGGGGCGCCGTCACCTACAATCCGAAGCGCTCCGCGCCCCTCGTCCGTCATGTCGGTCTCGATGGCATCCTCCTCGAGACCGACTGCCCCTATCTGGCGCCTCATCCGAGGCGCAGCGAGCGCAACGAGCCCGCGAACATCCCTCTGATCGCGGCGT